From the genome of Lineus longissimus chromosome 8, tnLinLong1.2, whole genome shotgun sequence, one region includes:
- the LOC135493022 gene encoding uncharacterized protein LOC135493022, whose amino-acid sequence MGAPLLVMVLFMVAASRVTSSAVNLAENKPTNQFDDLDGVDRSHYAVDGDRGQMYHEDGCTHTLFNAQDTSNNNWWSVDLESNARVAMVVLYNRGDCCGSRLADFDIVVTKTAPVKGQKLEYTPSDVCFHKDGGLETGAVLTVPCLKRGKYLAVVRSREEPLTLCEVEVYEAPPGYGHRTGDCSGSDIKKVEGPSVGECARECNLLANCKGFMFNDQGTGSYCWLKSGECTTLTYTSTTNYHFFSKIDIELVKSPDGHYQITSLDDAEDYCSNYAPGWKVASYAEMMAAFDLGYEYCSCGWLSDGRAGYVMQEWRTGCGARGYSFCGSRGRYNTYCTSAGKEKQIASF is encoded by the exons ATGGGTGCGCCGCTCCTGGTGATGG TGTTGTTCATGGTCGCAGCCTCACGGGTCACATCGTCAG CTGTTAACCTAGCGGAGAACAAGCCAACAAACCAATTTGATGACCTAGATGGTGTTGACAGATCTCACTATGCAGTGGACGGGGATCGGGGACAGATGTACCACGAAGACGGGTGTACGCATACTCTCTTCAACGCCCAGGACACCTCCAACAACAACTGGTGGTCGGTTGACCTTGAAAGTAACGCACGTGTGGCGATGGTTGTGCTCTATAATCGTGGAGACTGCTGTG GGTCCAGATTAGCTGATTTCGACATCGTTGTTACGAAAACGGCTCCAGTGAAAGGCCAAAAACTCGAGTACACCCCCTCCGATGTTTGCTTCCACAAAGATGGCGGACTTGAGACAGGAGCAGTGCTAACTGTCCCATGTTTGAAGCGTGGCAAATATCTGGCAGTTGTGAGATCAAGGGAGGAGCCGCTGACGTTGTGTGAGGTCGAAGTTTACGAGGCTCCACCTG GTTATGGTCACCGTACTGGAGACTGCAGTGGCAGCGACATCAAGAAAGTTGAAGGACCAAGTGTTGGCGAGTGTGCGAGGGAGTGTAATCTATTAGCCAACTGTAAGGGCTTCATGTTCAACGACCAGGGCACCGGTAGTTACTGTTGGCTGAAAAGTGGCGAGTGTACAACACTGACTTATACGAGTACCACCAATTACCACTTCTTCAGCAAAATAG ATATTGAGCTGGTTAAGTCACCCGATGGACATTATCAAATCACAAGCCTCGACGATGCAGAGGATTACTGCAGTAACTATGCCCCAGGTTGGAAGGTGGCGTCCTACGCCGAGATGATGGCAGCATTCGACTTGGGCTATGAATATTGTAGCTGTGGATGGCTTTCTGATGGCAGAGCTGGTTATGTTATGCAGGAGTGGCGCACTGGATGTGGTGCTCGAGGTTACAGCTTCTGCGGATCCAGGGGGCGCTACAACACTTATTGCACCTCCGCAGGTAAGGAAAAACAAATAGCCTCGTTTTAA